The DNA segment TCTCTGGAAGTGGTTTCTTCGCGAACCTCTTCATCGTAGGCGAACAATGACTGTATTTCGCCTCTGTGAAAAACCATATCATCAGGGATAACTTGAGCGTCAACGATTTCGCTGTAAATCTCTTCTGTGGTAGTTACTTCTTCTGAAACAAAGGCTTCTTCGTCAATCTCTGGATCGCTAGTCAAAGATGGCTCTGTTTCGCCTTCGTCAAAAACCGTATCATCGGGGGTAACTTTCGCGTTAGAGGCAGTTGATTGCTCCATCACAACCCTTTCCCTAGGAGTTATTTCGGTTTCCTCCTGCTTATCAACAGCTACATCACCTGTTTTAATTAATCCCTCTTGGTACAACCGTAAACTTTGGTGAGTGGAGTCGTTTAAATCATATAAAGCTCCCTCATCATCGTAATTATATGTGTTGCGATTTAATGATATAGCATTATTAGATTTCGGACGATAGACATTGCGTATCTGCTCTTCATAATCATAGTCAATTGAAATATTTTCGTCATATTTAGGTAGTGACTTGATTTGAGAAGGCGTCAAACCATCAACGGTAACACGATGAGCTTTCTCATTAA comes from the Gloeocapsa sp. PCC 73106 genome and includes:
- a CDS encoding PRC-barrel domain-containing protein — encoded protein: MPLHKIKDFDPNYRKHFQTKDIIGYDLYVNADHIGSVNDILVDDGGKIRYLIINMGIWIFGKKILLPIGRTRINEKAHRVTVDGLTPSQIKSLPKYDENISIDYDYEEQIRNVYRPKSNNAISLNRNTYNYDDEGALYDLNDSTHQSLRLYQEGLIKTGDVAVDKQEETEITPRERVVMEQSTASNAKVTPDDTVFDEGETEPSLTSDPEIDEEAFVSEEVTTTEEIYSEIVDAQVIPDDMVFHRGEIQSLFAYDEEVREETTSREEIYSEIVDAQEVMQSKQLENDKQDQPVVKKDLAPNDSQDLNTPLEISKQ